In the genome of Methanopyrus kandleri AV19, one region contains:
- a CDS encoding NAD(P)/FAD-dependent oxidoreductase: protein MCDGPAFQNRIVAIVGSGTHAANTALFLSEIAERVYVITPDGKLESPDRALIERVLSCRNVEVVHDEVRRIVGDERVEGVELSDGDILPCEGVFIAAGKVPNSEPFRDLVETDDRGYIVVDSEMRTSLEGVYSAGDVTTIPHRNVPSAVYQGSVAGINAAEYALKSR from the coding sequence ATCTGCGACGGTCCCGCCTTTCAAAACCGAATCGTCGCGATCGTTGGGAGCGGTACCCACGCTGCGAACACGGCTCTCTTCCTCTCGGAGATAGCCGAGCGCGTTTATGTGATAACTCCGGACGGTAAGCTCGAGTCCCCAGATAGGGCCTTAATTGAACGCGTGCTATCATGCCGCAATGTGGAGGTCGTCCATGACGAAGTTCGGCGGATCGTCGGGGATGAGCGCGTCGAGGGCGTCGAGCTCTCCGACGGGGACATCCTGCCATGCGAGGGCGTCTTCATAGCGGCTGGTAAAGTGCCTAACTCGGAACCGTTTCGGGATCTCGTGGAAACCGACGATCGCGGTTACATAGTCGTGGACAGTGAGATGCGCACATCCTTGGAGGGAGTTTACTCCGCCGGAGACGTCACGACGATCCCGCACCGAAACGTGCCTTCTGCCGTTTATCAGGGCAGTGTGGCTGGAATCAACGCCGCCGAGTACGCGTTGAAGTCTCGATGA
- a CDS encoding NAD(P)/FAD-dependent oxidoreductase → MAKPYDVIVIGAGPAGLSAAIHAARAGAEVPVVAQELGGQLTTAPEVGNYPGFPPAPGYELVDRMVEHAETVGVELNVKYSNRVEGIELTDGTFRVLDEECRAVVIATGARPKRLGVPGERELEGRGSATVRSATVPPFKTESSRSLGAVPTLRTRLSSSRR, encoded by the coding sequence ATGGCGAAGCCGTATGACGTCATCGTAATTGGGGCCGGACCCGCCGGGCTCTCCGCCGCGATTCATGCCGCTAGGGCCGGGGCCGAGGTCCCCGTCGTCGCACAGGAGCTCGGTGGGCAGCTCACCACGGCGCCCGAGGTCGGGAACTATCCCGGTTTCCCACCCGCACCGGGATACGAGCTCGTCGATCGAATGGTGGAGCACGCTGAAACGGTCGGAGTAGAGCTGAACGTTAAGTACTCTAACAGAGTTGAAGGGATCGAGCTGACGGACGGGACCTTCCGTGTCCTGGATGAGGAGTGCAGGGCGGTGGTGATCGCCACGGGCGCCAGGCCGAAGCGGTTGGGGGTTCCTGGGGAGCGAGAGCTCGAAGGCCGGGGGTCAGCTACTGTGCGATCTGCGACGGTCCCGCCTTTCAAAACCGAATCGTCGCGATCGTTGGGAGCGGTACCCACGCTGCGAACACGGCTCTCTTCCTCTCGGAGATAG
- a CDS encoding GMC family oxidoreductase: MKVYIVGAGPSGCWIARRVHEMGYDVTVITHPENRLQSERFGHYRVYYGEGLGGSARYSMGNFWFWGPEGLRRPFERVLRDMTCEVRRTPDSVVSNLDIEFEEAAEDVGLEPERMPKSVHFDLCDGCGECLECPRNAKWVPQDELPEGVSVLRDKCIQLEFSGGKATAIVLRSQTVELETDDIVVLCAGCPGTPRLLERSGIDADGPLFVDAYIHVVSDLEAEPGIQMPIVVDMDEYILSPHRTSAYEGKYSIMVKIADELSGDVIGREKPISVRETELFAEGCAVAGEIISRMGGRVRAVTEPSGAHPGGTLSDRVDDRYALEGYDNVYVVDANVLPEPLGKPPVGVILAMAEDFCDKLRRSE, from the coding sequence TTGAAGGTCTATATCGTGGGTGCAGGTCCCTCGGGATGTTGGATAGCGCGGCGAGTCCATGAAATGGGATACGACGTTACCGTGATTACCCACCCCGAGAACAGGCTGCAATCGGAGCGCTTCGGGCATTATAGAGTTTATTACGGAGAAGGGCTCGGTGGCTCCGCCAGGTACTCGATGGGTAACTTCTGGTTTTGGGGTCCTGAGGGCCTTCGGAGGCCATTTGAGCGAGTTCTCCGCGATATGACATGCGAGGTACGCAGAACACCCGACTCGGTCGTGTCAAACCTCGATATTGAGTTCGAAGAGGCCGCTGAGGACGTCGGACTTGAGCCAGAGCGTATGCCTAAATCCGTTCATTTCGATCTGTGTGATGGGTGTGGAGAATGCTTAGAGTGTCCGAGAAATGCGAAGTGGGTTCCACAGGACGAGCTGCCTGAAGGAGTGAGCGTACTGAGAGACAAGTGCATTCAATTGGAGTTTTCTGGAGGTAAAGCGACCGCTATCGTACTTAGATCCCAAACAGTGGAACTCGAAACCGACGACATCGTTGTATTGTGCGCGGGTTGTCCCGGCACACCCCGGCTCCTGGAGCGTAGCGGGATAGACGCAGACGGCCCGCTGTTCGTGGACGCTTACATCCACGTCGTGTCCGACCTGGAGGCGGAACCCGGCATTCAAATGCCGATAGTCGTCGACATGGACGAGTACATCTTGTCTCCTCATCGAACTTCGGCCTACGAAGGTAAATACTCGATCATGGTGAAAATTGCGGACGAACTCTCGGGTGACGTCATCGGCAGGGAGAAACCTATCAGCGTCCGAGAGACCGAACTCTTCGCTGAAGGATGTGCGGTAGCGGGCGAAATCATCTCGAGGATGGGAGGTAGAGTACGCGCCGTCACGGAACCTTCGGGCGCGCATCCCGGTGGAACGTTGTCCGATAGGGTCGACGACAGGTACGCGCTGGAAGGGTACGATAACGTTTACGTCGTTGATGCCAACGTACTGCCCGAGCCGCTGGGCAAACCCCCGGTCGGCGTTATCCTGGCGATGGCCGAGGATTTCTGCGATAAGCTGAGGAGGAGTGAGTGA
- a CDS encoding CAP domain-containing protein: protein MFHSEINEFRESLGLSPLKWSPSLARLAEQHAARMDETNELYHERCQGYNFENVARVPNTGEPTLTARLLAITVLSSPPHRWNVLEGNCEGVGVSISGDYAVLSQKISRASDDAVDVRVEVPPFHGVVSTAHRDDVEKAVLDAINREREQSGLPPLVLDKELSKRVLEELREAARTLSVTCSSGTLVILTRLQNPVEIAEDVLGVLRAVPAGRNFWVPKGRLGVAALEVTEVTMPDGNRLKLGVVWVGINVVEEMAGKNRPRRVPFPSYVAIAIPLCYLITRRQTFFTGRPQR from the coding sequence ATGTTTCACTCGGAAATCAACGAATTTAGGGAGTCATTGGGGTTATCTCCGCTGAAATGGAGCCCGAGTTTGGCGAGGCTGGCCGAGCAGCACGCGGCGAGAATGGATGAGACCAACGAATTGTACCACGAGCGTTGTCAGGGGTATAACTTCGAGAACGTGGCGCGTGTTCCGAACACGGGAGAACCTACCCTAACGGCCAGGTTGCTCGCAATAACCGTGCTTTCCAGCCCTCCACATCGATGGAACGTTCTGGAAGGGAATTGTGAGGGCGTCGGTGTGTCGATCTCGGGAGATTACGCGGTGCTCTCTCAGAAGATATCACGCGCTTCCGACGACGCCGTAGACGTCCGGGTGGAGGTACCGCCGTTTCATGGTGTAGTATCGACGGCGCACCGCGATGATGTGGAGAAAGCTGTATTGGATGCTATCAACCGAGAGCGCGAGCAGTCAGGACTCCCTCCTCTAGTTCTGGACAAGGAACTCTCGAAGCGAGTCCTCGAAGAGCTCCGTGAGGCCGCCAGAACACTGTCGGTGACTTGCTCGTCGGGGACGCTGGTGATACTGACACGGTTACAGAACCCCGTGGAGATCGCCGAGGATGTGCTCGGGGTACTTCGCGCCGTACCTGCCGGTCGTAACTTCTGGGTTCCGAAAGGTCGCTTAGGGGTAGCCGCTCTCGAAGTTACCGAGGTGACCATGCCGGATGGGAATCGCCTGAAGCTCGGAGTGGTGTGGGTGGGAATAAACGTCGTCGAAGAAATGGCGGGGAAGAACCGCCCCAGGCGAGTCCCATTCCCATCGTACGTTGCCATCGCGATCCCTCTGTGCTATCTCATCACCCGCCGTCAAACGTTCTTTACCGGTCGACCGCAGCGCTAG
- a CDS encoding GTP-binding protein: protein MKRRINVAIAGHVDHGKSSLLERITGEFPDKEEFELSRGITAVMKVIPTEWKGVEIRFIDTPGHSDFREEVGKALLVSDGLVLVVAADDGVQARTEVIIEEANELGLPVVLAVNKMDKEGADFERVVKEVKERGLEPVTAVPTSAKTGEGIEDLLDAIVEHIEPRGWGDPDEGTAFLVVDVGEREGLGSVATGVVRAGTLKPGDELRYEGEVYRIRALLSPDEKRVREARPGDVVLAAMDRAPEAGVLLTETGGYRVENPEDVRPCVRYTVEVDDLRKAREVLEDIERRNLGVETEIIDERRVKISCLGDVQFDKIRSELEEAGIQVEVTSREFEGVKTVGGRAVGRFGPVEVEVLPRASEGVRVFKRGKDRATTKEVTTAHLVAEELGLDGLVVNILSEGESPPEALAEAIAAAIEEAGIFELYPIENVLIEVDNVGKAASLVYKHEGQVIESDESSIKAIVPAPRLNELVSDLMTETSGRARIRLLSSAGAGGPILSVDPGEVNFGIAYIPRRGPCDVTSVKLTGHTRDAKVEELRRTLKMFLADREEPNLVYVGNGPGHDVAVEALGDVLPEAEIVLVDERETTKEAVYRLSSGKLENVRSRDLRDHGVAALAIARRGQLGRRVKKRVDREGVRRAVVTAFGGGSRRFGDYSRLPIRNPEELEEGTMLQVKDPNAITTGLSKGEVVVFHGWREDGGMIASTLTGNRVIIKPRDGRSLKNPRRFFEVFRPVKPKRSSRRGEG from the coding sequence GTGAAGAGACGCATCAATGTCGCGATCGCCGGTCACGTGGACCACGGTAAATCCTCGCTGCTCGAGCGTATCACCGGGGAGTTTCCTGACAAGGAGGAGTTCGAACTCAGCCGTGGAATCACCGCGGTCATGAAGGTGATACCGACGGAATGGAAAGGTGTAGAGATACGCTTCATTGACACGCCGGGACACTCGGACTTCAGGGAGGAAGTGGGTAAGGCGCTGTTAGTGTCGGACGGCTTAGTGCTCGTGGTGGCGGCCGACGACGGCGTGCAGGCCAGGACGGAGGTCATCATCGAGGAGGCGAATGAGCTCGGGCTGCCAGTGGTCCTAGCGGTGAACAAGATGGACAAGGAGGGGGCGGACTTCGAGCGGGTAGTCAAAGAAGTCAAAGAACGAGGGCTTGAACCCGTGACTGCCGTCCCCACCTCAGCCAAAACGGGTGAGGGAATCGAGGACTTACTGGACGCTATCGTGGAACACATCGAACCGCGCGGATGGGGAGACCCAGACGAGGGGACGGCTTTCCTCGTCGTCGACGTCGGGGAACGGGAAGGACTCGGTTCGGTAGCTACCGGCGTGGTACGTGCGGGTACTCTGAAACCCGGGGACGAGCTCCGATACGAGGGGGAGGTCTACAGGATTCGGGCCCTCCTTTCTCCGGACGAGAAACGAGTGCGAGAGGCTCGGCCGGGTGACGTGGTGCTGGCCGCGATGGACCGTGCGCCGGAAGCGGGAGTCCTTCTCACGGAGACAGGAGGGTACAGGGTCGAGAACCCCGAGGACGTGCGCCCTTGCGTCCGGTACACGGTCGAGGTAGACGACCTGAGGAAGGCCCGGGAGGTACTCGAAGACATAGAAAGGCGGAATCTCGGGGTCGAAACCGAGATCATCGACGAACGCCGCGTTAAGATCTCGTGTCTCGGTGACGTACAGTTCGACAAGATCCGCTCGGAGCTCGAGGAAGCGGGAATCCAGGTGGAGGTTACGTCCAGGGAGTTCGAGGGAGTGAAAACCGTCGGTGGAAGGGCGGTGGGTCGCTTCGGTCCGGTCGAGGTCGAGGTGCTCCCAAGGGCCTCTGAGGGTGTTCGAGTGTTCAAGCGGGGTAAGGATCGTGCCACCACGAAGGAGGTCACTACGGCCCATCTAGTCGCGGAGGAGCTCGGACTGGACGGACTCGTCGTGAACATACTTTCCGAGGGCGAATCCCCTCCCGAAGCCCTGGCGGAGGCGATCGCGGCGGCGATTGAAGAGGCCGGGATCTTCGAACTGTACCCCATCGAGAACGTCCTTATCGAGGTAGACAACGTCGGGAAGGCCGCCTCCTTGGTGTACAAGCACGAGGGGCAAGTCATCGAATCGGACGAGTCCTCGATCAAGGCGATAGTGCCTGCGCCACGGCTCAACGAGCTCGTGAGCGATCTCATGACGGAGACGTCGGGACGGGCCAGAATACGATTGCTCTCGTCCGCAGGTGCGGGCGGCCCGATACTGTCCGTAGATCCGGGCGAGGTGAACTTCGGGATCGCGTACATCCCCAGGAGAGGTCCTTGTGACGTCACCTCCGTCAAGCTGACCGGGCACACCCGTGACGCCAAGGTGGAAGAGCTGAGACGTACACTGAAGATGTTCCTAGCGGACCGAGAAGAACCGAACCTCGTGTACGTCGGCAACGGACCCGGTCACGACGTGGCTGTCGAGGCCTTAGGGGACGTGCTCCCCGAGGCCGAGATCGTGTTAGTCGACGAGCGTGAGACAACGAAGGAAGCCGTGTACAGGTTATCGTCGGGTAAGCTTGAGAACGTCCGATCCAGGGACCTCCGAGATCACGGAGTGGCGGCGCTCGCGATCGCACGTCGCGGACAACTTGGTCGTAGGGTGAAGAAGCGCGTGGATCGTGAGGGGGTCAGACGGGCCGTCGTCACGGCTTTTGGAGGCGGCTCTCGAAGGTTCGGCGACTACTCCAGACTGCCAATACGCAATCCGGAGGAGTTGGAAGAAGGGACGATGCTACAAGTTAAGGACCCTAACGCCATCACGACGGGGTTATCGAAAGGCGAAGTAGTCGTGTTCCACGGTTGGAGGGAAGATGGAGGGATGATCGCGTCGACGTTAACCGGGAATCGAGTGATCATCAAGCCGCGAGACGGACGGTCGCTGAAGAATCCACGTCGATTCTTCGAGGTGTTCAGGCCGGTGAAGCCGAAACGAAGCTCGCGGAGAGGAGAGGGGTGA
- a CDS encoding dCTP deaminase domain-containing protein codes for MILGEYVLRDLFPDLDEDQYQPAGIDLKLDRVFRLEGRGALLEGDDKRLPEYREVETEGGVFELEPNVPYVLELAPELEIPEDTAVLFLPRSTLLRSGVSVHTALGDPGFRGKIRVLAVNHHAAPYRIAHGERVVQAVFLRAEDAGRYEGDYGR; via the coding sequence GTGATCTTGGGAGAGTACGTACTTCGGGATCTATTCCCCGACTTGGACGAGGACCAGTACCAGCCGGCCGGCATCGATCTCAAGCTGGATAGAGTTTTCCGCCTCGAGGGCCGGGGGGCTCTGTTGGAGGGCGACGATAAGCGGCTGCCGGAGTACCGCGAGGTCGAAACCGAAGGTGGAGTATTCGAGCTCGAACCGAACGTCCCTTACGTACTCGAACTGGCGCCCGAGCTCGAGATTCCCGAGGATACTGCCGTCTTATTCCTCCCGCGGTCTACCCTGTTGAGATCCGGTGTTTCCGTGCACACGGCCCTCGGCGATCCGGGTTTCAGGGGCAAGATCAGGGTCCTCGCCGTCAACCACCACGCGGCACCGTACCGGATAGCCCATGGAGAACGAGTCGTTCAGGCCGTGTTCCTCCGGGCGGAAGACGCGGGTCGGTACGAGGGGGACTACGGCCGATGA
- a CDS encoding MBL fold metallo-hydrolase, translating to MTVVVVVRKGRLVRSASGGVLEADSSSTLILTEEMNLLVDTGGEDPKGLIRDLEPYGVDAVVFTHGHQDHVGNARAIAETFHPEFYAHEREAGSIPVDVDPVDSFDPPEGVEVIETPGHTPGHISVVVEDRIVIAGDACPTPDNALERVPPAISWDRELAEESLRKVLSYPVVIPGHGIHLKR from the coding sequence ATGACAGTGGTAGTGGTCGTGCGGAAAGGTAGACTCGTCCGATCAGCGTCCGGCGGCGTGCTAGAGGCCGACTCGTCGTCTACTCTTATCCTCACGGAGGAGATGAACCTGTTGGTGGACACCGGAGGTGAGGATCCGAAAGGATTGATCCGCGATCTCGAGCCGTACGGCGTCGACGCCGTCGTCTTCACCCACGGACATCAGGATCACGTAGGCAACGCCCGGGCGATCGCCGAGACGTTCCACCCGGAGTTCTACGCGCACGAGAGGGAGGCCGGATCGATCCCCGTCGATGTGGATCCCGTCGACTCGTTCGACCCGCCCGAAGGTGTCGAGGTCATCGAGACCCCGGGTCATACCCCCGGCCATATATCCGTAGTCGTGGAGGACCGGATCGTGATCGCCGGGGACGCGTGTCCAACTCCGGATAACGCGTTGGAACGCGTACCGCCGGCGATCAGTTGGGACCGCGAACTCGCGGAGGAGTCCCTCAGGAAGGTTCTGTCATATCCGGTGGTGATACCGGGACACGGAATACACCTGAAACGCTAG
- a CDS encoding DUF5402 family protein, producing MSVVNLREEARKLEEELSGLLGRPVRVPVVEVFVRRCGCRGIVLYVKGLTLDDIEVLGELLSDALSRLGDGCPVAELRRIGPEVRSLMLLEACDEHPPDEDPSLLPLR from the coding sequence GTGTCCGTGGTGAACCTGCGGGAGGAGGCTCGGAAGCTGGAGGAGGAACTGTCCGGACTTTTAGGACGTCCAGTCCGGGTCCCCGTGGTGGAAGTCTTCGTCCGTCGATGTGGGTGCCGGGGGATCGTCCTCTACGTCAAGGGTCTCACCCTGGACGATATCGAAGTCCTAGGAGAGCTGCTGTCGGACGCGCTCTCGCGGCTCGGTGATGGATGTCCCGTAGCGGAGCTCCGACGTATAGGGCCGGAGGTGCGCTCGCTGATGCTACTCGAGGCGTGTGACGAGCATCCACCGGACGAGGATCCGTCCCTCCTCCCCCTGCGCTAG
- a CDS encoding MFS transporter gives MSVVHWSLYVNSAVISAAAALVLPNVPVYVYRHGGDEFTASLVLSTFSITMTITSLASTSLLEGVRAGLPICLGCLGYGWALLPFFVHDSVASLAFARALQGVCSGFSFPANVAAALQLGRSAVSKNNFWSNVGFIVGYLASSHVRDPFGICSVLSALAAVFGLPLLTLRIQSQEDVSAYHGYPVAFGAALALTLASTLPNSAITLLAPKYGGDYGLVIAMMTAVGGVAQLLGPRLGELESTLLAVVLCVVSAALGYSLASVLAAGTATGLMYYAANVYSGGGRGVRAVSTAIGVGYAVNQTIVGAILSAGLDGWRFATLMAAAITLVSLLGVRR, from the coding sequence GTGTCCGTCGTCCATTGGTCCCTCTACGTCAACTCAGCGGTGATTTCGGCGGCAGCCGCTCTGGTACTCCCGAACGTACCGGTGTACGTGTACAGGCATGGCGGGGACGAGTTCACGGCCAGCCTAGTCCTATCGACGTTCTCGATCACGATGACGATCACTTCCTTGGCTTCAACGAGCCTTCTGGAGGGGGTTCGGGCTGGCCTTCCCATATGCTTAGGGTGTCTCGGCTACGGCTGGGCCCTTCTACCTTTCTTCGTTCACGATTCGGTGGCATCACTGGCCTTCGCCCGAGCTCTTCAGGGGGTCTGTTCGGGGTTCTCCTTTCCCGCCAACGTGGCCGCCGCACTGCAGTTGGGACGTTCCGCGGTGTCCAAAAACAACTTCTGGTCCAACGTCGGTTTCATCGTCGGCTATCTGGCCTCCTCCCACGTACGGGACCCGTTCGGGATTTGCTCGGTCCTCAGCGCACTCGCCGCTGTCTTCGGTCTCCCGCTCTTGACGTTGAGGATCCAATCACAGGAAGACGTGAGCGCATACCACGGGTATCCGGTAGCGTTCGGAGCTGCACTCGCACTTACGCTAGCCTCGACGCTCCCTAACTCCGCCATCACACTTCTTGCTCCCAAATATGGAGGTGATTACGGGCTCGTAATCGCCATGATGACAGCGGTTGGAGGAGTAGCTCAACTCCTAGGACCCCGGCTCGGTGAACTCGAGTCGACGCTGCTGGCGGTCGTACTTTGCGTGGTCAGCGCTGCTCTCGGTTACTCGCTAGCGAGCGTGCTCGCGGCCGGAACCGCCACAGGCCTCATGTACTATGCGGCCAACGTCTACAGCGGTGGAGGTAGGGGAGTTCGGGCCGTTTCCACGGCAATAGGAGTGGGTTACGCCGTGAATCAGACGATAGTGGGTGCGATCCTGTCCGCGGGACTCGACGGTTGGAGGTTCGCCACTCTCATGGCGGCGGCGATAACACTGGTCTCGCTCCTCGGGGTGAGGCGTTGA
- a CDS encoding cation diffusion facilitator family transporter, with protein MSGVEERLQEVRRGALIGIYGNILLSVLKIAIGHIASSWALVSDGVHSLGDTVSSVMVLLGAKVARKPPDARHMYGHYKAEALAGLGVSMMVTFTGLLLLWESLMRLRNPEPPTSTLPLVVALGTVAAKEGMYRYTLRLAERVGSSALKADAKHHRSDALSSVAASVGIAGALLGYPWADPGAALVVSLMIAHMGLELCWESVHELMDVAPEDELLERVHEIVENTLQDVDFDVELIAVRGRKMGPAYHFDVFVAADPEARLRELDTVRKRIVEGIRREISAAELVTVEFVPM; from the coding sequence TTGAGCGGCGTCGAGGAGCGTCTTCAGGAAGTTCGTAGAGGTGCGCTGATCGGAATCTACGGAAACATCCTCCTATCGGTTCTCAAGATAGCAATAGGACATATCGCCAGCAGTTGGGCGCTGGTTTCCGACGGCGTTCATTCCCTGGGGGACACCGTATCTTCCGTGATGGTACTTTTGGGCGCCAAGGTCGCCCGGAAACCGCCGGACGCCCGCCACATGTACGGTCACTACAAGGCCGAAGCCCTCGCAGGACTGGGAGTCTCCATGATGGTCACGTTCACGGGTCTTCTACTGCTCTGGGAGTCGCTGATGCGCCTCCGTAACCCAGAGCCACCGACTTCCACACTGCCTTTAGTAGTGGCCCTTGGAACCGTGGCAGCTAAGGAAGGTATGTACCGATACACCCTGCGGCTGGCCGAACGCGTCGGGAGCTCGGCGCTGAAAGCGGACGCTAAGCACCACCGTAGTGACGCCCTATCCTCGGTGGCGGCTAGCGTCGGTATCGCCGGGGCACTCTTGGGGTATCCGTGGGCGGATCCTGGTGCCGCACTCGTAGTCTCGCTGATGATCGCGCACATGGGTCTGGAACTGTGCTGGGAGAGCGTCCACGAGCTTATGGATGTGGCCCCCGAGGACGAACTACTCGAGCGCGTTCACGAGATCGTGGAGAACACACTCCAAGACGTCGATTTTGACGTGGAACTCATCGCGGTGCGCGGCAGGAAGATGGGTCCGGCTTACCATTTCGACGTTTTCGTAGCCGCGGATCCGGAGGCACGCCTCCGGGAACTCGATACCGTCAGGAAACGGATCGTGGAGGGGATCCGCCGAGAGATATCTGCCGCCGAGCTCGTAACCGTGGAGTTCGTCCCAATGTAG
- a CDS encoding cobyrinate a,c-diamide synthase, whose translation MLAVAIAGVRSGCGKTSLSIGLVRALREEGTRVRPFKVGPDYIDPTYLEVAAGLEAFNLDVWMMGESGVVDAFGRYTRRCDAAVIEGVMGMFDGHGEGTVEGSTAHVAALLGVPVVLVVDCRSYATTVAAEVRGFRDMAHEIGTRLEGVILNRVGSERHERLLITALRRYCPDVRVFGVIPRLEDAVIPDRHLGLIPADERNEFAERVAEYWGEVVAEHVDLDALRELEVEGPSVEPSPPPEPERVETKVAVISGRVFTFYYRENLRFLAESAEVVPVDPEKDRLPDVDAVYIPGGYPEVYADNLDDRLMRDLLEFHEEGGRILGECGGLMYLCSEVVDADGDRHDMVGVFDAVARMRERLAALGYVEGRVTDAHPFAPSGSEIRGHEFHYSVVDVREDLEYAYRLSRGTGVREGLDGLVKGNTVASYTHLHIRSDGGVFRGLVQ comes from the coding sequence ATGCTAGCCGTAGCCATCGCTGGAGTTCGCAGCGGCTGCGGTAAAACTTCGCTCTCGATCGGGTTGGTGAGGGCGTTACGCGAGGAGGGAACCCGAGTGCGTCCCTTTAAGGTCGGTCCCGATTACATAGATCCCACGTACTTGGAAGTCGCGGCTGGCCTAGAGGCGTTCAACCTGGACGTCTGGATGATGGGAGAGAGCGGCGTGGTGGACGCTTTCGGGAGGTACACCCGGAGATGCGATGCGGCGGTCATTGAAGGCGTGATGGGGATGTTCGACGGGCACGGGGAAGGCACCGTCGAGGGGAGCACCGCCCACGTAGCGGCCCTTTTGGGCGTCCCGGTGGTTCTGGTGGTGGACTGTAGGAGTTATGCTACGACGGTCGCAGCCGAGGTCCGCGGGTTCCGGGACATGGCCCATGAGATCGGGACCCGACTCGAAGGGGTGATCCTCAACAGGGTCGGAAGCGAGCGTCACGAGCGGCTGCTGATCACAGCGCTGAGGCGTTACTGTCCAGATGTTCGGGTGTTCGGGGTAATCCCCAGGCTCGAGGATGCCGTCATACCGGACAGGCATCTGGGTCTCATCCCGGCGGACGAGCGCAACGAGTTCGCCGAGCGGGTGGCGGAGTACTGGGGCGAGGTCGTCGCCGAGCACGTGGACCTCGACGCGCTTCGGGAGCTGGAAGTCGAAGGGCCCTCGGTCGAGCCCAGTCCACCACCCGAACCGGAGCGCGTCGAGACCAAGGTGGCGGTAATCTCGGGTCGCGTGTTCACCTTCTATTACCGGGAGAACTTACGCTTCCTAGCGGAATCCGCGGAGGTCGTGCCGGTGGATCCGGAGAAGGATCGGCTTCCGGACGTCGACGCCGTGTACATCCCTGGCGGGTACCCCGAAGTGTACGCCGATAACCTCGACGACCGGTTGATGAGGGACCTCCTGGAGTTCCACGAGGAGGGAGGCAGGATCCTGGGAGAGTGCGGAGGACTGATGTACCTGTGCTCCGAGGTAGTGGACGCGGACGGCGATCGTCACGATATGGTGGGAGTGTTCGACGCGGTGGCACGAATGCGGGAACGGTTGGCCGCGCTGGGATACGTCGAAGGTCGTGTGACCGACGCGCACCCGTTCGCGCCCTCCGGATCCGAAATCCGGGGTCACGAGTTCCACTACTCCGTCGTGGACGTTAGGGAGGATCTGGAGTACGCGTACAGGCTCTCACGAGGGACTGGGGTAAGAGAGGGCCTGGACGGGCTCGTTAAGGGGAACACGGTAGCCTCGTACACGCATCTCCACATCAGGTCGGACGGCGGTGTGTTCCGCGGTCTAGTACAGTAG
- a CDS encoding MBL fold metallo-hydrolase yields the protein MVEITIVVDNRVGMVRDPYVARHGLAIIVETDSSLILFDTGPSANTLANNLRLAGFDASFDHVVISHEHWDHTGGLEAVEGTVHRPGGGEETLDDDVVVTRTFEGEYEGRPMPEQALIVGDVALIGCCHFDLEELLGEYEPKTVIGGLHLMGAPEEELERTAELFREYGVREVYACHCTGLSESAYLAKVVGGEPAYVPMRMRF from the coding sequence ATGGTCGAGATCACCATCGTGGTGGACAACCGGGTCGGTATGGTCCGTGATCCCTACGTCGCCCGGCACGGCCTGGCGATCATCGTGGAAACCGACAGCTCGCTGATACTCTTCGACACGGGTCCTTCCGCGAATACGCTGGCGAACAATCTGAGGCTGGCAGGGTTCGACGCGAGCTTCGACCACGTGGTGATCTCTCACGAGCACTGGGACCACACGGGCGGTTTGGAGGCCGTCGAGGGAACCGTTCACCGACCCGGCGGCGGTGAGGAGACTCTCGACGACGACGTGGTCGTGACGCGGACGTTCGAGGGAGAGTACGAGGGCAGACCGATGCCAGAACAGGCGTTGATCGTCGGGGACGTTGCGCTGATAGGATGCTGTCACTTCGACCTGGAGGAGCTGCTGGGCGAGTACGAGCCGAAGACGGTGATCGGCGGCCTACATCTGATGGGTGCCCCCGAGGAGGAACTCGAGCGGACTGCCGAGCTGTTCCGGGAGTACGGGGTCCGAGAGGTTTACGCGTGCCATTGTACGGGGCTCTCGGAATCCGCGTACCTGGCGAAGGTCGTGGGTGGAGAACCCGCGTACGTGCCGATGCGGATGCGGTTCTGA